The DNA region CTCCAGTCAACAGGTGCGCGAGAATATCGAGGACGCGCTTCGGCGCATGGTCGATCTTGACGCGCGTTCCATGTCTGTGGAGACAAGCGACGGAACGGTAACGCTTTACGGAAATGTACATTCCTGGTCCGAGCTCGAAAAGGCTGAACGCGCTGCCTGTCAGGCCCCCGGTGTCCAGCAAGTATCCAATCATCTGACGATTCACCCTTAGGCTCTTCACAGTTGGAAGGTTGCTGGCCCAGCATTGATGATTCTCATCATTTGTCCAAAAAAAAGGAGAAAGAAACATGTCAACCGCGATTGCCATTCAACCCAAAACCGCTGGAAGATCTATTATTGATTTTCCGCAAAGCCGGAGTATTTTCGATGACTTCGAAGCCATTACCAACCAAATTGCTCAGCGTGCCTTCAGCTTGTTCCGGGAGAGAGGCACTGAAGGCAGGGACTTGGAGGATTGGTTTCGTGCTGAGTCAGAACTCCTGAAACCGATGCCTGTGGAACTGAGTGAGAGCGATAAAGACTTCACAGTGAAGGCCGAGGTCGCCGGATTCTCAATCAAAGACCTAACTGTTCGAGCTGAACCGAACTCCGTCTGTATCCATGGCAAGAAACAGGAAACCAAAGAGGAGAAGGAGGGCAAGAAGGTCAGATACAGTGAAGTGTCATCGAGCGAGATCTGCCGGCGCATTGACCTTCCTGCCTCCATCAATCCCGACAAGGTGTCTGCCAACTTGAATAACGGTGTGCTTGAACTGAACATACCAAAAGCCGCGCCTCCGAAGACCATTGAGGTCACGGCTGCGTAAAGCAATTTGTGATATCCCGAAAGGCGCCGGCTTCCGTGAGGCTGGCGCTTCTTTTTGAATGGGACATTCATCCATGGATGGTTTGCTCCGGCATCATAGCAAGAGACAAACGGAGCCCCTCAAGCGTAGCCCTAAGTGGATTCTGCAAACCAACAGAGTCTATGTTTCTCTCTGAAGAGAGACAGGCTAACGGGCTATTGTGTTTAGAGGCTGCGGACGGCATTTTCTACCTGTTTCGCGAGATCGGAATAGGCTTGTCCTTTCAGCGTTATCGGAGCGCCAAACCGCACGTCCACGCGACCGGGGTGCAGCTTTGCCGAGCCGCGATGCAGGACCTTATCCAGACCGATAAGACGAATAGGTATGATGGGCACCTGCATGCGAGAGGCGATCATGGCTATGCCGGGATAGAAGTGACCGATGTCGCCGGTCATGGTCCGCTCTCCTTCAGGGAAGATCAGGATGGACCATTTTTCTTCGGTAAGTTCACCAATATAACGCAGGGTCTGTCGTGTGCCTGTTTCCGCTTGGGATAGCGGGAATGCGTTGAAGAGGAAGGTTAGCAAACAATAGAGAATCGTGGTGCCGAGTCGCGTAGAGAATGGAAAACGCTCCGGGTGGAAGTGCGGATCAAAATACTCCATCCACATTGCGGGGGCTATATGGTAACGCCAATCTGAAGGGAGGCTTGCCAGAATGACGGATGCGTCGATGTAGCTCTGGTGATTGGCAGCGAAAATGATAGGGCCTTCTATTCCACGAAGATGATGTCGTCCTGAAATTGCAGGGCGGGCGATGACGCGAGTGAGAGGCAAGAATATGGATGGAAGAAGAATTCGACGGGCGAGCTTCGCTATCCAGGTGCGGTTATAGGTGGGTTCGGGGATGGGTTCAGCCAAGGTGAGAGGCTGTGCGAGATCGGAGACTTTGCTTACGGAGGAGAAGGCGCTGTCATCGATGGTGATATTGAGCTTCTCTTCAAGGTCGAGGATCAGTTCGACACGATCCAGTGAACTGAGTCCCAGCTCGTCCAGTGTGGTATCGGTTGTGACTTTGCGTCCGGGTGCGTACTTCTGGACCAGATCGATGATTGATAACGCGGGCTTTGCTGTGATTGTGCCCCCCGTGCGGATTGCGGCGGCGATATCGTTGCGGCGAAGCTTCTGCGTAGAGCTGGTTCGGGGGAGTCCAGCCTGCGGCCAGATGGAGAAGGAGCGGATTCTCTGGTAGGCTTCGAGTTGCTGGTTGGCCTGATGTATGACTGCTTCGCCCTGAGCCCCGGGCTCGAGGATGAGTACTGCGTACACTCCGTTGTTGTCGATGACGGCGGATTCGCGCACGCCGGCGATGCCGTTGAGAATGTGTTCGACGTCGCTAGGATGAATTTTTAGGCCGGAAGGAGTGACGATGAGATCCTTCTTTCGGCCGCGGATGATGAGATCGCCTTTCGCGGTAAGCTCTCCAATGTCGCCGGTGTGTAACCAACCGTTCTCAAATGCTGCCGCGGTTTCGCCAGGAAGCTGGAAGTAGCCGGGCGTGACATTGTCCCCGCGTACAAGCACCTCCCCGTCGGGGCCGAGCCGAAGCTGCAAGCCAGCGATGGGTTTTCCGACAGTGTTCTTTTCAGCGTGAAAGGGATGGTTGAAGCTGATGATCGGCGCGGTTTCAGTAAGCCCATAGCCCTGGGCGACGACAAAGCCGAGGGCCAACCAGAACTGTTCGACCTCCGGTGACAGCGCGGCTCCGCCGACGTAGAGGCAGCAGAACCTACAGCCGAAAAAACGATGAACGGTACGATAACGCCACCAGCGCTGGGGCCAGGCTCCCATCTCGTTCGCGGCGTTTGCTGTCTCGGGAAAGCGATGCAGCACATACTTACGTAACACTTCGAGTATCTGTGGCACAGATACGATGGCGCAGATTTTTCGCCGGCGGATCTGCGCTGCAATTTCTTCCGGGCTGGTGCTA from Edaphobacter paludis includes:
- a CDS encoding AMP-binding protein, whose amino-acid sequence is MIASSAPSRHLEPAHATQPGTPSALSEFFQRIAQIDSDFIVYDDGWRGWTYRYSDVAQMAGALTAQFRSIGIGKGDHVLIWSESRAGWIAALWACLLEGVILVPVEFHATLALLRRIEQQIRPRLVLLGDLVTYIEDTTQFPVRFLRDVETDRAQPPEKRPALYRDDVAEIIYTSGSTAEPKGVIMTHRNLAAALQPLEAQLAPYRKYLNLIHPFRVLNLLPMSHLFGQAVTLFVLPLIPGTAVFLDSTSPEEIAAQIRRRKICAIVSVPQILEVLRKYVLHRFPETANAANEMGAWPQRWWRYRTVHRFFGCRFCCLYVGGAALSPEVEQFWLALGFVVAQGYGLTETAPIISFNHPFHAEKNTVGKPIAGLQLRLGPDGEVLVRGDNVTPGYFQLPGETAAAFENGWLHTGDIGELTAKGDLIIRGRKKDLIVTPSGLKIHPSDVEHILNGIAGVRESAVIDNNGVYAVLILEPGAQGEAVIHQANQQLEAYQRIRSFSIWPQAGLPRTSSTQKLRRNDIAAAIRTGGTITAKPALSIIDLVQKYAPGRKVTTDTTLDELGLSSLDRVELILDLEEKLNITIDDSAFSSVSKVSDLAQPLTLAEPIPEPTYNRTWIAKLARRILLPSIFLPLTRVIARPAISGRHHLRGIEGPIIFAANHQSYIDASVILASLPSDWRYHIAPAMWMEYFDPHFHPERFPFSTRLGTTILYCLLTFLFNAFPLSQAETGTRQTLRYIGELTEEKWSILIFPEGERTMTGDIGHFYPGIAMIASRMQVPIIPIRLIGLDKVLHRGSAKLHPGRVDVRFGAPITLKGQAYSDLAKQVENAVRSL
- a CDS encoding BON domain-containing protein, which gives rise to MVDLDARSMSVETSDGTVTLYGNVHSWSELEKAERAACQAPGVQQVSNHLTIHP
- a CDS encoding Hsp20/alpha crystallin family protein encodes the protein MSTAIAIQPKTAGRSIIDFPQSRSIFDDFEAITNQIAQRAFSLFRERGTEGRDLEDWFRAESELLKPMPVELSESDKDFTVKAEVAGFSIKDLTVRAEPNSVCIHGKKQETKEEKEGKKVRYSEVSSSEICRRIDLPASINPDKVSANLNNGVLELNIPKAAPPKTIEVTAA